In a genomic window of Sulfuriferula nivalis:
- a CDS encoding S41 family peptidase codes for MRNKLQKIGLVSTGIFIGVAVSLNFSAIADREATQPLPLDELRAFTEVYGKIKSDYVEPVEDKKLISQAINGMLSGLDPHSAYMDADEFKDLQVGTQGEFGGLGIEVGMEDGFVKVVSPIEDTPAQKAGLKSGDLIIKLDDVPVKGMSINDAVKRMRGKPNTPITLTVVRKGMNKPFNVTLIRAIIKVKSVKFKLVEPNFGYVRITQFQEHTGENLVDAINALLKENKAPLKGLVLDLRNDPGGLLNSAVGVSAAFLKPNSLVVYTDGRAEDSKMHLTASPDFYLRGNQDDYLKALPDWVKSVPMVVLVNSGSASASEIVAGALQDQKRAVIMGTQSFGKGSVQTILPLGNGTGIKLTTARYFTPSGRSIQAKGITPDIVVEEGTVVGNSEEDGFGVREVDLENHLTNPNSTVTTTTTIVTPPTVITPENTGDKMNKTNKGRRLLPGEIVSKDDFQLNQALSLLKGINILKTVDAPAKPVETSLAK; via the coding sequence ATGCGCAACAAACTACAAAAAATAGGCTTAGTCAGCACTGGCATATTCATCGGTGTTGCTGTTTCACTTAACTTTTCTGCAATTGCAGATCGTGAAGCTACCCAGCCGTTACCGCTGGATGAATTGCGTGCATTTACCGAAGTGTATGGCAAAATCAAAAGTGATTATGTCGAACCTGTTGAAGACAAAAAGCTTATTAGCCAGGCCATCAATGGCATGCTGTCCGGTCTTGATCCACACTCTGCCTACATGGATGCAGATGAATTCAAAGACTTGCAAGTTGGCACCCAAGGCGAGTTTGGTGGATTAGGAATAGAAGTCGGTATGGAAGATGGCTTTGTCAAAGTCGTCTCACCGATAGAAGACACGCCAGCGCAAAAAGCCGGGCTGAAAAGTGGTGATCTGATTATCAAACTTGATGATGTGCCAGTCAAAGGCATGTCCATCAACGACGCAGTTAAACGCATGCGCGGCAAACCCAATACACCGATTACACTCACTGTTGTACGCAAAGGCATGAACAAGCCTTTTAACGTGACACTGATACGCGCCATCATCAAGGTCAAGAGCGTTAAATTCAAACTGGTCGAACCTAATTTTGGCTATGTGCGTATTACTCAGTTCCAGGAACACACTGGCGAGAATCTGGTAGATGCGATCAATGCCTTGCTCAAAGAAAACAAAGCGCCACTAAAAGGCCTAGTACTCGATTTACGCAACGATCCAGGTGGCTTGCTCAACAGCGCAGTTGGTGTCTCAGCCGCTTTCCTCAAGCCCAACAGTTTGGTTGTATATACCGATGGTCGTGCGGAAGATTCGAAAATGCATCTCACCGCCTCACCAGATTTTTATCTGCGCGGCAATCAGGATGACTACCTCAAAGCGTTGCCTGACTGGGTTAAATCTGTACCCATGGTAGTTCTTGTAAACAGTGGTTCTGCCTCTGCTTCCGAAATCGTAGCGGGTGCGCTGCAAGACCAAAAACGCGCTGTCATTATGGGCACGCAATCATTTGGTAAAGGTTCCGTGCAGACCATCCTGCCGCTTGGCAATGGCACCGGTATCAAACTGACTACAGCGCGCTATTTCACGCCTAGCGGTCGCTCCATCCAAGCTAAAGGTATCACCCCTGATATCGTGGTTGAAGAAGGCACAGTCGTTGGCAATAGCGAAGAGGATGGTTTCGGTGTACGCGAAGTTGATCTGGAAAATCATTTGACTAATCCAAACAGCACTGTCACTACTACCACCACAATTGTCACTCCACCTACGGTGATCACACCTGAAAATACGGGTGACAAGATGAATAAAACAAATAAGGGCAGGAGACTACTGCCTGGCGAAATTGTCTCCAAAGATGACTTCCAGCTTAATCAGGCATTGAGCTTGCTCAAAGGGATCAACATCCTTAAAACCGTGGATGCTCCTGCAAAACCAGTCGAAACCAGCCTGGCAAAATAA
- a CDS encoding HesA/MoeB/ThiF family protein, giving the protein MQDADLLRYSRHILLNDIGITGQQAILDARVLIVGAGGLGSPVALYLAASGVGYISIADNDSVDLSNLQRQIIHQHNAIGQNKALSSATSIQLLNPNTHINAITERLSGSALAQQVAAHDIIIDASDNFTTRHAINRACVTHRKPLVSGAAVRFDGQVTVFDLRQEDSPCYHCLYPDNGAEDEIRCSENGVFSPLVGIIGATQAAEALKLITGAGTTLNGRLLLLDALDMQWRSIKLKRDANCAVCGKKPPNHNYTIPKN; this is encoded by the coding sequence ATGCAAGATGCTGACCTGTTGCGGTATAGCCGCCATATCCTGCTCAACGATATCGGCATAACAGGTCAGCAAGCAATACTCGATGCACGCGTATTAATCGTGGGTGCAGGTGGCTTAGGTTCACCTGTCGCCCTCTATCTTGCCGCAAGTGGTGTGGGTTATATCAGCATCGCAGACAATGACAGCGTGGATCTCAGCAATCTGCAACGACAAATCATCCATCAGCACAATGCAATCGGTCAGAACAAAGCGCTATCTTCTGCAACCAGCATACAGCTACTCAACCCCAACACGCATATCAACGCAATTACAGAACGCCTGTCTGGCTCGGCATTGGCACAACAAGTTGCAGCGCACGACATCATTATCGATGCAAGTGACAACTTTACCACCCGTCATGCCATCAATCGCGCCTGCGTCACCCACCGCAAGCCACTGGTATCGGGTGCAGCTGTGCGCTTTGATGGACAAGTCACTGTATTTGATCTGAGACAGGAAGACAGCCCTTGCTACCACTGCCTGTATCCAGACAATGGCGCAGAAGACGAAATAAGATGTAGCGAGAACGGCGTATTTTCTCCGCTGGTCGGCATCATTGGCGCCACTCAGGCCGCCGAAGCCCTCAAACTCATCACTGGTGCAGGCACTACACTGAATGGACGACTACTGTTACTGGATGCACTCGACATGCAATGGCGCAGCATCAAACTCAAGCGTGATGCGAATTGTGCAGTATGTGGAAAAAAACCACCTAATCACAACTACACCATTCCTAAGAACTAA
- a CDS encoding alkaline phosphatase family protein codes for MKITIKPTLAALMLAVSFVNPVAAQTDTKVSAIKHVLLISVDGLHALDLQNFSTSHPNSALAGLKRTGITYTQAHVAGPADSFPGLMGLITGGTPAVTGVYFDVSYDRHLFSPGSHCQQLGTPVIYDESVDVPGAEIGKPVLQASLLPRGGKECKPVYPHSYLRVNTVFEVVRQAGGHTAWIDKHPVYEIANGPSGLGVEDLYTPEIGSNPEAGAGKLSDKITASIAGTERYDQSKVDALINQIHGFKHDGKISAPVPMLFGLNLQSVSVAQKLAGYQAKFGRPTPELAAAMANSDKQIGQIVAALREQNLLDSTLLIVTAKHGNGPVNPKMLHHVDEKALSRAVEQVAPGTLAFMAADRSALIWLRNQSKTVQVAEALMRNREHLGISQVLHGASLSLPSPDTDTRTPDLIVLPRKGVIYSKLGDTKKAEHGGYDDDDTHVALLISNPSLASTGKLNSNLVTTTQVAPTLLQSLGLSPDALDAVTKQGTQVLPGENWHAIKQQITSGI; via the coding sequence ATGAAAATCACAATTAAACCTACTCTTGCAGCACTGATGTTGGCTGTGTCGTTTGTTAATCCTGTTGCAGCGCAGACAGATACTAAAGTCAGTGCTATCAAACATGTGTTATTGATCAGTGTGGATGGCTTGCATGCACTTGATTTGCAGAATTTTTCAACATCACATCCAAACTCTGCATTGGCAGGGCTAAAACGTACAGGTATTACTTATACTCAAGCTCACGTTGCTGGCCCGGCAGATTCATTTCCCGGCTTAATGGGCTTAATTACGGGTGGCACACCTGCGGTCACCGGGGTGTATTTTGATGTGTCGTATGATCGACATTTGTTCTCACCTGGCAGTCATTGCCAGCAGTTAGGTACGCCAGTCATTTATGATGAGTCAGTGGATGTGCCCGGTGCCGAAATAGGCAAGCCCGTGTTGCAAGCAAGCCTGTTGCCGCGTGGTGGTAAGGAGTGCAAACCCGTTTACCCGCATTCGTATTTGCGGGTTAATACGGTATTCGAAGTGGTCAGACAGGCTGGTGGACATACCGCCTGGATAGACAAACATCCAGTCTATGAAATCGCGAATGGGCCAAGCGGTCTAGGTGTAGAAGATTTATATACACCAGAAATCGGGTCAAATCCTGAGGCAGGTGCAGGCAAATTAAGTGACAAAATCACTGCGTCGATTGCTGGCACGGAACGTTACGATCAATCCAAAGTTGATGCACTGATTAATCAAATTCATGGTTTTAAGCATGATGGAAAGATATCAGCACCCGTGCCTATGCTATTCGGACTGAATTTACAGTCGGTCAGCGTAGCGCAGAAACTGGCTGGTTATCAGGCTAAATTTGGACGGCCAACACCAGAACTGGCAGCAGCTATGGCAAACAGCGATAAGCAGATTGGACAGATTGTTGCCGCATTACGGGAGCAGAATCTGCTGGATTCAACATTGCTGATAGTGACAGCAAAACATGGTAACGGACCGGTTAATCCAAAAATGCTTCATCATGTAGACGAAAAGGCGCTGTCGCGTGCTGTTGAGCAAGTGGCGCCGGGCACTTTGGCGTTTATGGCAGCAGATCGCAGTGCACTGATCTGGCTGCGCAATCAGAGTAAAACGGTTCAGGTTGCTGAGGCGCTGATGCGTAATCGTGAGCATCTTGGCATCAGTCAGGTGTTACATGGGGCGAGTTTGTCTTTACCATCGCCAGACACAGATACTCGTACCCCTGATTTGATCGTGTTGCCAAGAAAAGGTGTTATTTACAGCAAGCTTGGTGATACGAAAAAAGCTGAACACGGAGGTTACGATGATGATGATACGCATGTGGCATTGTTGATATCAAATCCGTCACTGGCAAGCACAGGGAAGTTAAACAGCAATCTGGTTACTACCACACAAGTGGCACCAACCTTGTTGCAGAGTCTGGGTTTGTCACCGGATGCGCTGGACGCGGTGACGAAACAGGGTACGCAGGTTTTGCCTGGGGAAAATTGGCATGCCATCAAACAGCAAATAACTAGTGGAATTTAG
- a CDS encoding ATP-binding protein translates to MKSLKKQLIFWLVGLLTLAAVMAGSISFYFAWKEASSLLDQQLSEIASSVDEGSQLPAMQSRFERKNAEEKKQGFIIQVWIGNESGRSSRPDFKLPRAATPGFSDIWFRGLKWRAYTMIYPDRTVQIAQQEDVRYDIALHSAMRVLFPFALVIPISWLLIGVVVSRLLQPLERVTNEVKNRDVTSQALLPVEDVPQEVAPLVLAMNDLIVRLSAAIELQRQFLSDAAHELRTPLAALQLQIENLSQSHSRDDLDNRIEEMRRGSQRASHLVGQLLKISRYEAQGKSAMSGRIHLNTVVKACLADFIPLADHRHIDLGMTQDDDAMIMGVAEDMRVLLGNLIDNAIRYTPEGGKVDVSLRVANQEVVVEVLDTGSGIPESLLPRIFDRFFRVAGQETEGSGIGLSIVQAIAQRQSARVVLANRQDGHGLSARVIFSLAV, encoded by the coding sequence ATGAAATCATTGAAAAAACAGCTGATCTTCTGGCTGGTTGGATTGTTGACCTTAGCTGCGGTCATGGCGGGTAGCATTTCATTTTATTTTGCCTGGAAAGAGGCGAGTAGCTTGCTTGATCAGCAGTTGAGCGAGATCGCCAGCAGTGTGGATGAAGGCTCGCAATTACCCGCTATGCAATCCAGATTTGAACGCAAAAACGCAGAAGAAAAGAAACAGGGTTTTATTATTCAGGTGTGGATAGGTAATGAATCAGGCCGATCCTCCAGACCCGATTTCAAATTGCCTCGTGCTGCTACGCCAGGATTTTCAGACATATGGTTCCGCGGGCTTAAGTGGCGTGCTTACACCATGATCTACCCGGATCGGACAGTGCAAATTGCACAACAGGAAGATGTGCGATATGACATCGCTTTGCATTCAGCTATGCGAGTGTTATTTCCTTTCGCGCTGGTGATACCTATTTCCTGGTTGTTGATAGGTGTGGTGGTGAGTCGTTTGCTGCAACCATTGGAAAGAGTGACGAATGAGGTCAAGAATCGTGATGTGACAAGTCAGGCCTTGCTGCCTGTCGAAGATGTTCCGCAAGAAGTAGCACCTTTGGTTTTGGCGATGAATGACCTTATTGTCCGCTTGAGTGCAGCCATAGAGTTACAGCGCCAGTTTTTGTCAGATGCCGCACATGAATTGCGTACTCCACTTGCCGCATTGCAACTGCAGATAGAAAATCTGTCACAGTCACATTCGCGTGATGATCTGGATAATCGTATAGAAGAAATGCGGCGAGGTTCACAACGTGCATCACATCTGGTTGGACAGTTACTCAAAATCAGTCGTTATGAGGCGCAAGGTAAGTCTGCGATGTCGGGCAGGATACATCTGAACACTGTAGTGAAAGCCTGCCTGGCAGATTTCATCCCTCTGGCTGATCATCGCCACATTGATCTTGGCATGACTCAGGATGATGACGCCATGATCATGGGTGTTGCCGAGGATATGCGCGTGTTGCTGGGTAATCTGATAGACAACGCAATTCGTTATACGCCTGAAGGCGGCAAGGTAGATGTCAGCTTGCGTGTTGCTAATCAGGAGGTTGTTGTTGAGGTGCTGGACACAGGGTCCGGTATTCCTGAATCTTTGTTGCCCAGAATATTTGATCGCTTTTTCCGCGTAGCAGGTCAGGAAACCGAGGGCAGTGGCATAGGGCTGTCGATCGTGCAGGCGATAGCACAACGCCAGTCAGCTCGTGTTGTGCTGGCTAACAGGCAGGATGGGCATGGTCTGAGTGCCCGTGTCATATTCAGTTTGGCGGTGTGA
- a CDS encoding response regulator transcription factor: MRILLIEDDPMIGQSLSRALMDAGMTCEWVRDGMAGELALKSGGYVLVLLDLGLPGKSGFDVLKAMRARGDRTPLLIVTARDEVDDRVRGLELGADDYLIKPFGLKELMARVRAVLRRNEVLAGHVVGNGELMLDMVTRETTYRGKTVLLPAREFALLHTLADNPGTIFSRVQIEQRLYAWNKDVGNNAVDVLIHYLRKKFDNDIIRNVRGIGWMVVRNPSS, from the coding sequence ATGCGCATTTTATTGATCGAAGATGATCCGATGATAGGCCAGAGTTTGTCTCGAGCGCTGATGGATGCGGGTATGACGTGCGAGTGGGTGCGTGACGGCATGGCCGGAGAGTTGGCGCTGAAATCTGGTGGCTATGTATTGGTACTGCTGGATTTGGGGTTGCCAGGGAAATCCGGATTTGATGTGCTGAAAGCTATGCGTGCCCGAGGTGATCGTACGCCATTGCTGATAGTAACCGCGCGCGATGAAGTTGATGACAGAGTGCGTGGTCTGGAATTGGGTGCGGACGATTACCTGATTAAGCCGTTTGGCCTGAAGGAGCTGATGGCGCGTGTCAGAGCCGTATTGCGGCGCAACGAAGTGCTCGCTGGTCACGTGGTTGGCAATGGCGAACTCATGCTGGATATGGTGACGCGTGAGACGACTTATCGCGGTAAAACCGTACTGTTGCCGGCTCGTGAATTTGCGTTATTGCATACGTTGGCTGATAACCCGGGGACGATATTTTCTCGTGTGCAGATTGAGCAGCGTTTATATGCGTGGAACAAGGATGTGGGTAACAATGCAGTGGATGTGTTGATCCATTACCTGCGTAAGAAATTCGATAACGATATTATCCGCAACGTGCGCGGCATCGGCTGGATGGTAGTCAGAAACCCATCATCCTAG